From Toxotes jaculatrix isolate fToxJac2 chromosome 1, fToxJac2.pri, whole genome shotgun sequence, a single genomic window includes:
- the phf10 gene encoding PHD finger protein 10: MAAVLPVRPPCDSNPATPGAQSIKEDVIEEESNDGSQPPKRRRMGSGDSSRSCDTSSQELGPTYFPAENLTEYKWPPDDTGEYYMLQEQVSEYLGVTSFKRKYPDMERRDLSHKEKLYLREQNVITETQCTLGLTALRSDEVIDLMIKEYPTKHSEYSVILQERERQRIAKEYSQMQQQNPQRVEASKVPEYIKKAAKKAAEFNSNFNRERMEERRAYFDLQTHIIQVPQGRFKVLAPELTRTGPYPVALIPGQFQDYYKRYSPNELRYLPLNTALFEPPLDPELPALDSEPDSDDAEDGKDDKKNKNSSDSSSGNTSDVESQEGGGQGQKSKAKDRTSTPAKDGSMRHSASHKATPGYKPKVIPNAICGICQKGKEANKKGKPEALIHCSQCDNSGHPSCLDMSEELVCVIQTYRWQCMECKTCTVCQQPHHEDEMMFCDKCDRGYHTFCVGMNSIPTGLWVCEVCDKDFTTPKKKGGAKTPKKSKSAHK; encoded by the exons ATGGCTGCTGTGCTCCCCGTTAGACCGCCCTGCGATAGCAACCCAGCTACTCCTGGAGCACAATCCATAAAG GAGGATGTAATAGAGGAGGAGTCCAACGATGGCAGCCAGCCTCCCAAACGACGGAGGATGGGTTCAGGGGACAGCTCTCGAAGCTGCGACACCTCTAGCCAAGAGCTTGG CCCGACATATTTCCCAGCAGAGAACCTGACAGAATACAAGTGGCCACCAGATGACACAGGAGAGTATTACATGCTGCAGGAGCAGGTCAGCGAGTATCTGGGAGTCACATCTTTCAAGAGGAAGTACCCTG ATATGGAGAGGAGAGACTTGTCTCACAAAGAGAAGCTTTACCTGCGTGAACAGAATGTCATCACTGAGACGCAGTGCACACTAG GTCTGACAGCTCTGCGGAGTGACGAGGTGATAGATCTGATGATAAAGGAATATCCCACCAAACACTCTGAGTATTCAGTCATActgcaggagagagagcgacagagaaTAGCTAAAGAGTACTCT caaatgcagcagcagaatcCTCAGAGGGTGGAGGCCAGTAAGGTTCCTGAGTACATTAAGAAGGCAgcaaaaaaagctgcagagttcAACAGTAATTTCAACAGGGAACGTATGGAAGAGAGGAGAGCTTACTTTGACCTCCAGACACAT ATTATCCAGGTGCCTCAGGGCAGGTTCAAAGTGCTGGCACCAGAGCTCACCAGGACAGGGCCCTACCCAGTGGCTCTAATACCAGGACAGTTCCAAGACTACTACAAAAG GTACTCTCCCAATGAGCTGCGATACCTGCCGCTGAACACAGCTCTGTTTGAACCTCCACTTGATCCAGAGCTCCCTGCACTGGACTCTGAGCCCGACTCAGATGACGCAGAGGATGGCAAAGAtgacaaaaagaacaaaaactcaTCT GACAGTTCTTCAGGCAACACTTCAGACGTGGAGAGCCAGGAGGGAGGTGGACAGGGCCAAAAGTCCAAGGCCAAAGACAGGACATCTACCCCGGCCAAAGACGGCAGCATGCGCCACTCAGCCTCCCACAAAGCCACCCCAGGGTACAAG CCTAAGGTCATTCCCAATGCTATATGTGGCATTTGCCAGAAGGGTAAAGAGGCCAACAAGAAAGGCAAACCAGAGGCTCTCATTCACTGCTCCCAATGTGATAACAGTG GCCACCCTTCCTGCTTGGACATGAGCGaggagctggtgtgtgtgatCCAGACGTACCGTTGGCAGTGTATGGAATGTAAGACCTGCACCGTCTGCCAGCAGCCACACCACGAGGACGAGATGATGTTCTGTGACAAATGTGATCGAGGATACCACACATTCTGCGTGGGCATGAACTCCATACCTACTG ggcTTTGGGTATGTGAAGTGTGCGACAAAGATTTCACCACTCCCAAGAAGAAGGGAGGAGCCAAAACACCTAAGAAGTCTAAGTCAGCGCACAAATAA